One stretch of Amycolatopsis tolypomycina DNA includes these proteins:
- a CDS encoding M20 family metallopeptidase: MIPAELLAKAQAHVDSGAFFAELATLVAYPTVSDAPEDRIAIKAYLDDVLTPMLEALGCAVETHPNPDPAGGPFLVGTRTESPALPTLLCYGHADVVGEAGTWSEGRDPWTLTADGERWYGRGTADNKGQHLVNLTALRLLLADKGALGFNLKFLFETGEEIGSPGLTEFAGAHRDLLRADVLIASDGPRLDAATPTLFLGARGSVRIALDVDLRPGSHHSGNWGGILRNPATTLAAAVASLVDGHGRIQVPELLPPSLPDGVRAALEGVVVANTPGDPVPDEGWGDPRLTPAERLYGWNTLEVLSLGAGDVDRPVNAIPGRARAVLQLRYVVGTDVGGIADAVTKRLAEQGFPMVSVTVDGNFRASRTPVDDPWVSWAKSTVDEVAEKPVAILPNFGGGLPNHVFTDVLGLATLWLPHSYPGCRQHAPDEHLLAPVAREGLVLATALFHALGERR, encoded by the coding sequence GTGATCCCTGCCGAACTGCTCGCGAAAGCACAGGCCCACGTCGACTCCGGTGCCTTCTTCGCCGAACTCGCCACCCTCGTGGCCTACCCGACGGTGAGCGACGCTCCCGAGGACCGCATTGCCATCAAGGCATACCTCGACGACGTGCTGACACCGATGCTCGAGGCGCTCGGCTGCGCCGTGGAGACCCACCCCAACCCGGACCCGGCGGGTGGTCCGTTCCTGGTCGGCACCCGCACGGAGTCGCCCGCGCTGCCGACGCTGCTCTGCTACGGCCACGCCGACGTCGTTGGCGAGGCCGGAACGTGGAGCGAAGGGCGGGATCCCTGGACCCTGACCGCCGACGGCGAACGCTGGTACGGCCGCGGCACCGCCGACAACAAGGGCCAGCACCTGGTCAACCTCACGGCGTTGCGCCTGCTGCTGGCGGACAAGGGAGCGCTCGGCTTCAACCTGAAGTTCCTGTTCGAAACCGGCGAGGAGATCGGCTCGCCGGGGCTGACGGAGTTCGCCGGAGCGCACCGGGACCTGCTGCGCGCCGACGTCCTGATCGCCTCCGACGGCCCGCGCCTCGACGCCGCGACCCCGACGCTGTTCCTCGGCGCGCGGGGCAGCGTCCGGATCGCGCTCGACGTCGACCTGCGCCCGGGCTCCCACCACTCCGGGAACTGGGGCGGGATCCTGCGCAACCCGGCGACGACGCTCGCCGCGGCCGTCGCGAGCCTGGTCGACGGCCACGGCCGCATCCAGGTGCCCGAGCTGCTGCCGCCGTCGCTGCCGGACGGCGTCCGCGCGGCACTCGAAGGCGTCGTCGTCGCGAACACCCCGGGCGACCCGGTGCCGGACGAGGGCTGGGGCGACCCGCGGCTGACCCCGGCCGAACGGCTCTACGGCTGGAACACCCTCGAAGTCCTTTCCCTCGGCGCGGGCGACGTCGACCGCCCGGTCAACGCGATCCCCGGCCGGGCCCGCGCGGTGCTGCAGCTGCGGTACGTCGTGGGCACCGACGTCGGCGGGATCGCGGACGCTGTCACGAAACGGCTGGCCGAGCAGGGGTTCCCGATGGTTTCGGTGACCGTCGACGGCAACTTCCGGGCCAGCCGCACGCCGGTCGACGACCCGTGGGTGAGCTGGGCCAAGTCCACTGTGGACGAGGTCGCCGAGAAGCCGGTCGCGATCCTGCCGAACTTCGGCGGCGGCCTGCCCAACCACGTCTTCACCGACGTCCTCGGGCTCGCGACGCTGTGGCTGCCGCACTCCTACCCCGGCTGCCGGCAGCACGCCCCGGACGAGCACCTGCTCGCGCCCGTCGCCCGCGAAGGCCTCGTGCTCGCCACGGCGCTGTTCCACGCGCTCGGGGAGCGCCGATGA
- a CDS encoding MFS transporter, whose product MTETRTRPRVTNRRAIAAATIGNALEWFDLAAYALMAAYIGKTFFPGGNAAIQLVQAYAVFGITFLIRPLGGLVLGAYADRHGRKKALVLTIRLMVLGTLLLAIMPGYATIGVLAPLGVIVARLLQGFAAGGEFGAATSFLIEQDDRRKGFLGSFQFASQGFSTLLSAGFAAGLTAVLSNAAMTSWGWRVPFVFGLLVGPVGYYIRRHVDESPVTPAEKAPIKELFRNHWGGLLIAGGALVVSTSLNFILQSLPAFAIKTLGLDDSLSFVALVITGAVLTLGTPVAGWFADRHGRIRLMTGSAVLIGVSAVPLYLWVTKAPSFLTLTIAMTVLGLLKAAYFGALPSVMADAFPAHTRATGLSFGYNATVGIFGGFTPTIAAALIAMTGSPVSPGYYLVLTACLSVAALVVAHRRRGIR is encoded by the coding sequence ATGACCGAGACGCGGACCCGGCCACGCGTCACGAACCGGCGCGCGATCGCCGCGGCGACCATCGGCAACGCGCTCGAGTGGTTCGACCTCGCCGCGTACGCGCTGATGGCCGCCTACATCGGCAAGACGTTCTTCCCGGGCGGCAACGCGGCGATCCAGCTGGTCCAGGCGTACGCGGTCTTCGGGATCACGTTCCTGATCCGCCCGCTCGGCGGGCTCGTCCTCGGCGCGTACGCCGACCGGCACGGTCGCAAGAAAGCACTCGTGCTGACGATCCGATTGATGGTGCTCGGCACGCTGCTGCTCGCGATCATGCCCGGCTACGCGACGATCGGGGTGCTCGCCCCGCTCGGCGTGATCGTGGCACGGCTGCTCCAGGGCTTCGCCGCGGGCGGCGAGTTCGGTGCGGCGACGTCGTTCCTGATCGAGCAGGACGACCGGCGCAAGGGCTTCCTCGGCAGTTTCCAGTTCGCCAGCCAGGGTTTCTCCACGCTGCTCTCGGCGGGCTTCGCGGCCGGGCTGACCGCGGTGCTGTCGAACGCCGCGATGACGTCGTGGGGCTGGCGGGTCCCGTTCGTCTTCGGCCTGCTCGTCGGGCCGGTCGGGTACTACATCCGCCGGCACGTCGACGAGTCGCCCGTCACTCCGGCGGAGAAGGCGCCGATCAAGGAACTGTTCCGCAACCACTGGGGCGGGTTGCTCATCGCCGGTGGCGCGCTGGTGGTGTCGACGTCGCTGAACTTCATCCTGCAGTCCCTGCCGGCGTTCGCGATCAAGACGCTCGGCCTCGACGACTCGCTTTCGTTCGTGGCGCTGGTGATCACCGGCGCGGTCCTGACGCTGGGTACCCCGGTGGCCGGCTGGTTCGCCGACCGCCACGGCCGGATCCGCCTGATGACCGGGTCCGCGGTGCTGATCGGGGTGAGCGCGGTCCCGCTGTACCTCTGGGTCACGAAGGCGCCGTCGTTCCTGACGCTCACGATCGCGATGACGGTCCTGGGCCTGCTGAAGGCGGCGTACTTCGGCGCCCTCCCGTCGGTGATGGCCGACGCGTTCCCGGCACACACGCGCGCGACGGGACTGTCGTTCGGCTACAACGCGACGGTGGGGATCTTCGGCGGCTTCACCCCGACGATCGCGGCGGCCCTGATCGCGATGACGGGCTCGCCGGTCTCGCCGGGGTACTACCTGGTGCTGACGGCGTGCCTGAGCGTGGCGGCACTGGTCGTCGCCCACCGGCGGCGGGGGATCCGGTGA
- a CDS encoding NAD(P)H-dependent oxidoreductase has product MTKIGIVLASTRPGRVGDQVARWVHERATGRGDAEFAVLDLRDHPLPHLEEPPGFSGRYQDERTRAFAAVVAACDGFVFVTPEYNHSVPGVLKNALDHVYVEWNTKAAGFVSYGGVGGARSVEQLRLVCGALQLADVMPQVTLPLATEFENRTVFTPGDHQLAALDTTLDHVVAWSTALAPLRAGDAEAAVRGRLDEIIEALRAKDLDALRRVYAPDVVSFDVEPPLQHVGVDAKLKNWAKVFTIFEKVDYELRDLTVAVGAGLAVGHGFGRVSGTLPTGEAVTGMWVRATFVFRPVGGEWVIVHDQASVPFDMATGRGVADLEP; this is encoded by the coding sequence ATGACCAAGATCGGAATCGTGCTGGCGAGCACCCGCCCGGGCCGCGTGGGGGACCAGGTGGCCCGCTGGGTCCACGAGCGCGCCACCGGCCGGGGCGACGCCGAGTTCGCCGTGCTCGACCTGCGCGACCACCCGCTGCCGCACCTCGAAGAGCCACCGGGCTTTTCGGGGCGGTACCAGGACGAACGCACCCGGGCCTTCGCCGCCGTCGTCGCGGCGTGCGACGGGTTCGTCTTCGTCACGCCGGAGTACAACCACTCCGTTCCCGGCGTGCTCAAGAACGCCCTGGACCACGTGTACGTCGAGTGGAACACCAAGGCGGCCGGGTTCGTCTCCTACGGCGGGGTCGGCGGCGCCCGGTCGGTCGAGCAGCTGCGGCTGGTCTGCGGGGCCCTGCAGCTGGCCGACGTGATGCCGCAGGTCACGCTGCCGCTGGCGACGGAGTTCGAGAACCGCACGGTCTTCACCCCTGGCGACCACCAGCTCGCCGCCCTGGACACCACGCTCGACCACGTCGTCGCCTGGAGCACCGCGCTGGCGCCGCTGCGGGCCGGGGACGCGGAAGCCGCGGTCCGCGGCCGGCTCGACGAAATCATCGAAGCGTTGCGGGCCAAGGACCTCGACGCGCTGCGGCGGGTCTACGCACCCGACGTCGTGTCCTTCGACGTCGAACCGCCGCTGCAGCACGTCGGGGTCGACGCGAAGCTGAAGAACTGGGCGAAGGTGTTCACCATCTTCGAAAAGGTGGACTACGAGCTGCGCGACCTGACCGTCGCGGTGGGCGCCGGCCTGGCCGTCGGGCACGGCTTCGGCCGGGTCAGCGGCACGCTGCCGACCGGGGAGGCGGTCACCGGCATGTGGGTCCGGGCCACGTTCGTCTTCCGGCCGGTCGGCGGCGAGTGGGTGATCGTCCACGACCAGGCGTCCGTGCCGTTCGACATGGCGACCGGGCGGGGCGTGGCCGACCTCGAGCCGTGA